GAGAATAGTTTCTCTCGTCGAAAAAAAAGCCCGAGCATCTTCAATGTCTCGGGCTTTTTATATTTACGTAATTCTACACGCTCTGCTTTTTACTCAAACTGAGAATAAACATCGCGGTAGCGCATAGCACCACTGAGGGGCCAGCTGGCGTATCGTAGAAAGCAGAAAATGTGAGGCCGCCGGTTACGGCTAAAATACCGATGATAACGGCGATTCCGGCCATTTGTTCCGGCGTGCGTGAGAAGCGGCGCGCCGTGGCGGCAGGGATAATCAGCAGTGAGGTGATGATTAATGCCCCTACGAATTTCATCGCTAAGCCGATGGTTAGCGCAGTGACTAGCATTAATATCATACGCACACGTTCGAGATTAACGCCGTCAACGTGGGCAAGCTCTGGGCTTATCGTTACCGAAAGCAGTGGTCGCCATTGCCACCATAAAATTCCCAGTACGACGGCGACACCGATGGCAATCATAATAATGTCGTCATAGGTGACGGATAACAGATCGCCGAATAAATACGCCATCAGATCCACGCGTACGTTTGACATCAAAGCCACTACCACGAGTCCCAACGACAGTGCGCTGTGGGCCATAATGCCGAGCAAGGTATCTACGCCGAGCGTTGGGCGTCGCTCTAGCCATACAAGGCCAATGGCCAGCAACAGCGTAACGACGATAACGGCAAAGAAAGGGTTTACATTCAACAGTAGGCCAAAAGCAACGCCTAGCAGGGACGCGTGAGCCAGCGTATCGCCAAAATATGACATTCGGCGCCATACGACAAACGAGCCAAGCGGGCCAGCAGTTAACGCCAGCAATGTGCCAGCGATCCAGCCGGGGAGAAGTAACTCAATCATTGCGGCTGGCTCCCATTACTTTTCAACACAATTTTTCCCTGCAGATCGTGGCGATGATTATGATGATGGCGATAAATCGCGAGCTGTTCCGCGCCGCGGTTGCCAAACATAGCGATAAACTCAGGGTGCATAGAAACCACTTCCGGTGTACCTGAACAACAAATATGTTGGTTCAAACACAACACTTCGTCCGTTTTTGCCATCACCAAATGTAAATCGTGCGATACCATTAGCACTGAGCAGTTAAGCTCTTGCCTGAGCTGATTGATTAAATCGTACAGCGCCAGTTGTCCGTTAACATCCACGCCGGCGGTAGGTTCATCCAACACCAACAAATCGGGTTTATTGAGCAACGCACGCGCCAGTAGAACCCGCTGGTTTTCACCGCCAGAAAGTTTTTGCATCGGTTGATTGAGCAGATGAGCCGCATGTACACGCTTCAGAGCAGGCAACACATCCTCTTTGCGCACGCCAGGGCGCAAGCGCATGAACCGACTGACGGTTAACGGCAGCGTTGCATCGAGGTGCAGTTTTTGCGGTACATAGCCAATGGTGAGCTTTTCTGCGGTGGCAATAGTGCCTGAGGTAGGCTTAATCAACCCAAGCACGACGCGAACCAGCGTAGACTTTCCTGCACCATTTGGTCCCAGCAGCGTCAGAATGCGTCCGGGTTTGAGATCGAGCGATATGTGAGAAAGCACATTGCGAGCACCGAAGCTTACGGTAATGTCTTTCAGCGATACCAAACTACTTTTGTTTTGAACTGTATTTTGACTCGACATGTTTTTGCATATTGCAGAATGGATGAAATGTTATAATATAACGATCACCCAAATTGAAGAAGAGAATTTTGACATGATACACAAAAAAGCCTGGTTTAAGCGCACTATTATTGCTGCTGCACTGGTAACAAGCGCTGGGATCAGCTGCGCACAGGCTGCGGTATTAACCTCAATCCGTCCTTTAGGATTTATCGCTTCGGCAATTGCTGATGGTGTTACGACAACGGAAGTTTTGCTTCCTGATGGGGCGTCACCGCATGATTATGCACTTAAGCCATCCGACATCAAACGTTTGCGTGACGCTGACCTTGTTGTGTGGGTAGGGCCGGAAATGGAAGCTTTCCTAACAAAACCAGTCCAACAGCTCGAAAATAACAAGAATCTGATGCTGACAGGGCTGCCAGCCGTTCACAGCCTGCTGATGGCCGGTGATGACGATGACGATCATGACCATAAAGCGCATGCAGCAGAAAGCAATGTAGAAAAATCTGAAAAATTTGCTACACATAATGTTACAAATGGCGCTGAGACTGGTTCAGAAGAGCATCATGATCACGATCACGGGCAATATAACCTGCACATTTGGCTCTCTCCAGCCATTGCAAAACAGATAGCGATAGCGATACACGACAAATTATTGTTACAAAGCCCACAAAACAAAGACAAACTGGATGTCAACCTACGTAAATTCGAGGAACAACTAGAGCAGACAGAAAAAAATGTTGGTATGATGCTGCGGCCTGTGCAAGGTAAAGGGTATTTTGTTTTTCATGATGCCTATGGTTACTTCGAGAAAACCTTTGGTCTGACTCCTTTAGGTCACTTCACGGTCAATCCCGAGATTCAGCCTGGCGCACAGCGTTTACATCAAATTCGAACACAGTTGGTTGAGCAGAAAGCGGTTTGCGTTTTCGCTGAGCCACAGTTCAGGCCAGCAGTAATCTCAGCGGTTGCGCAGGGGACAAAAGTCCGCCAGGGAACCTTAGATCCCTTGGGAAGCGCGATCGCACTGGGTGCTGATAGTTACATGAGGTTCTTAACTCAGCTATCGCAACAGTATTCAAGCTGCCTGAACGGAGATTAAGAGGAATAACCGAGTGCAGCAGATAGCGCGATCTATCGCCCTAGCGTATAACAACTTGCCCCGACCACATCGGGTTATGCTAGGGTCACTGACCGTCATCACGTTGGCCGTCTCTATTTGGCGGCCATTCGTTTACCAACCGAATATTGATAGCGATAGCGCTTCTGCTAAAATTATCCCATTGGATAACAAACAGTTGCGAACGCTTGTCCCTGAGGCTAGTGAGCCACTGGATCAACCCGCCCCAGAAGATGAAGTTCCTACCGACGAATTAGACGATAAAGCAGATAGCGATTCTGGTACCCATGATTACGTGGTTTCCACCGGTGATACGCTTGGCAGCATTTTGACCCAGTTTGGCATTGATATGTCAGAGGTGTCCGCATTAGCGAAGAAAAATCCAGCACTGCGTAACCTCAAGATAGGCCAAACGCTGTCGTGGGCAGTGAATGATGCAGGCGAACTACAACAGCTGACTTGGGAAGTGAATCGTCGCGAAACGCGCACCTATAATTTGGTGAACGGTAACTTTAAAGAAGCCGTTGAGTCACAGCAGGGCGAGTGGAAAAATAAAGTTGTCACGGGAACATTGAACGGCAGCTTCGTCAATAGCGCGCGTGCTGCAGGTCTGAACCGCTCAGAAGTGAATGCCGTGATCAAAGCGCTGCAGTGGCAGATGGATTTTCGTAAATTGCAGAAGGGCGATCAATTTTCCGTTCTGATGTCGCGTGAAGAGCTGAATGGTCGTAGCGAGCAGAGCCAGTTGCTGGGCGTAAGAATGCGCTCGGGTGGTAAAGATTATTACGCGGTGCGTGCAGATGATGGCAAATTCTACGATCGTCAGGGCAGCGGTTTGGCAAAAGGCTTTATGCGTTTCCCAACCACAAAACAATTCCGCGTATCATCCAACTTTAATCCGCGCCGTGTGAATCCGGTAACAGGCCGTGTAGCACCGCACAAAGGTGTAGATTTCGCAATGCCGGTGGGAACACCTGTATTAGCCGTTGGTGATGGTGAAGTGGTCATCGCTAAACGTAGCGGTGCTGCGGGCAACTATGTGGTTATCCGTCACGGTCGCCAATATACGACGCGCTTTATGCACCTGAAAAAAATTCTGGTTAAGCCGGGGCAAAAAGTAAAACGTGGTGACCGCATCGCATTGTCAGGCAATACTGGACGCTCCACAGGACCCCATCTGCATTATGAATTCTGGTTGAATAATCAGGCAGTGAATCCATTGACGGCGCAACTTCCTCGCTCTGATGGTTTGTCTGGCAAAGATCGCCGCGAGTATTTAGCTCAGGTGCGTCAGGTTGTTCCGCAACTCCAGCTAGATTAAGATTAGACATCGTTTATAACAGCCGGTTAACCGGCTGTTTTTCTTTGCGCTGTTTATGTGCAAATTTTTTCAGTCGTTTTACGCCCAAGAGTTATATCAAAACGTATATCAAAACGTATTGATGTCACTTAGGTGTATAATTAGCTGATGTTTTATTAAAGAGCTTTTCTATGGAAAAAGAACAACGGTCAAACGTGGAGTTTATCCCTAAGTTTGAAAAAAGCTTCCTGCTGCCTAAATACTGGGGAGCGTGGATAGGCGTTGGGACCATGGTTGCGATGGCCTATTTGCCGGTGCGCCTAAGAGATCCTATCCTTGCTACCGTTGGGCGCTGGGCCGGGAAACTCGCAGGTGGAGCAAGGCGCCGCGCAAGAATAAATTTGCTGTACTGCTTTCCAGAATTAACCGAAGCTCAGCGTGAAGACATTATTGATCGCATGTTCGAGCGTGCAGGGCAGTCTATGTTCTTAATGGCCGAGCTAACGCTGCGCGATCCACAGCGCGTGTTAAAACGCACCCGCTGGCATGGCATGGAGCATATCGAAGCGCTGCGTGAAAGCGGTAAGAATGCCATCTTTTTAGTGCCGCACGGTTGGGCCGTTGATATCCCCGCGATGTTGCTAGCTGCACAAGGTCAGCCTATGGCCGCGATGTTCCACAATCAAAAGAATAAGATGGTGGACTGGCTGTGGAATACCTGTCGTCGGCGTTTTGGTGGGCGTATGCACGCCCGCGACGACGGAATTAAGCCTTTCATCAGTTCGGTACGCCATGGCTATTGGGGCTATTATCTACCCGACCAAGATCATGGGGCAGAACATAGCGAGTTTGTCGATTTCTTTGCTACCTATAAAGCCACGTTGCCTGCAATTGGCCGCTTGATGAAGCTTTGCCGTGCTCAGGTCATTCCGCTTTTCCCTGTGTATGACGGGAAAACTAGCATGTTGGATATCTATATCCGTCCACCGATGGATGATATAGCCGATATGAATGAGCACGATATGGCTCGTCGCATGAACGAAGAAGTTGAGTTACTGATGGGGCCACACCCAGAGCAATATACGTGGATCCTGAAGCTGCTAAAAACCCGCAAGCCGGGCGAGCTTGAGCCTTATAAGCGAAAAGACCTATAGGTTTCGCTTAAGCTTTCAGAGCCGATCCCAAAGAAAAAGGGCGCAATTCAATTGCGCCCTTTTGTTATTTCTTTTTTCGTAATTTATTCAACGCGTAGGATTCGGCTGGTATTAGTGCTACCGATGGTGCCCATTACATCACCTTGGGTCACGATAACGAGATCGCCCGAAACCAAGAAGCCTTTATCGCGCAGCAGATTTGCAGCATGCTGAGCCGCCGCCACACCGTCGCTGGTGCTATCGAAGTAAACCGGTGTTACGCCACGATATAAGGCTGTCAGGTTCAACGTACGTTCGCGATGGGACATGGCAAAGATTGGCAAGCCAGAACTAATGCGAGACATCATCAGCGCCGTACGGCCTGATTCGGTCATGGCGATGATAGCGGTAACGCCTTTCAGGTGGTTAGCCGCGTACATGCTAGACATCGCAATCGCTTCTTCAATATTGTCGAACTGCACGTCTAAACGATGCTTAGAAACGTTGATGCTTGGGATTTTTTCGGCACCCAAACATACGCGAGCCATCGCAGCGACCGTTTCAGCGGGATATTGTCCGGCAGCTGTTTCTGCTGACAGCATCACGGCATCAGTGCCATCCAGCACGGCGTTAGCCACGTCCATGACCTCAGCGCGCGTAGGCATTGGGTTGGTGATCATTGACTCCATCATTTGGGTCGCAGTGATAACGGAGCGGTTTAATTTGCGTGCGCGGCGGATCAGCTGTTTCTGAATGCCAACAAGTTCAGGATCGCCAATTTCGACGCCCAGATCGCCACGCGCAACCATCACGACGTCGGAGGCTAAGATGATGTCATCCATCGCTTCTTCGCTGCATACCGCTTCGGCACGTTCAACTTTAGCCACGATCTTGGCATCACAACCGGCATCGCGTGCGAGACGGCGTGCGTAGTTAATGTCTTCGCCGGTGCGGGGGAAAGAAACAGCCAGATAATCGACAGAGATTTTTGCCGCAGTGGCGATATCAGCGATATCTTTTTCGGTTAAGGCTTCTGCAGACAGACCGCCGCCTAACTTGTTAATCCCTTTATTATTGGATAGAGGGCCACCGACGGTCACTTCGGTAAATACTTTGCTGCCTTTAACTTCGAGGACTTTTAGCTGCACGCGGCCATCGTCGAGCAACAGAATGTCGCCAGGAACCACATCTTCTGGCAGGCGTTTGTAGTCGATACCGACTTTCTCTTTATCGCCTTCACCTGTGGTGAGATCGGCATCGAGCAGGAATTTATCGCCGATGTTAAGGAATACTTTGCCTTCTTTGAAGGTGGATACGCGGATTTTCGGACCCTGCAGGTCTCCGAGGATGGCAACATGTCGTCCTAGTTTTGCTGCAATTTCACGGACTTTATTGGCACGAGCAAGATGATCTTCAGCTGTACCATGAGAGAAATTGAGACGTACGACGTTAGCACCAGCAGAAATAATCTTCTCTAGATTATTATCGCGGTCGGTTGCTGGGCCTAAGGTGGTTACGATCTTGGTTCTTCTGAGCCGTCTGGACATGTGTAACTCCGTTGACATGTGAAGCATTGGTGTTGGTGCCAATACAACGAACAGGCAGTTGATTACGCATCCGCGTAACCCGATTGTTTTTTAAGCTAGCATTAGGCACGTTCTTACTTACGCTTAAAAATGACTGGGTAGATCAACTCATCAAGCCTGCTCGCATGAAACCGCAAAAGAAAGCATGCGGTTGATAAATACCCGTATCTTCATTATCTAGCAGAAAATGACAGGTTGTTTTTATGTTTTGGTGCCTGATTGACGTTAAACTTATACTTTCTATCTTAGCCCTTTACCGCATTAATCGAAATGGTGGGGCAGCGCCAGTCCTTTATCAAAGCGCGATTCTTTCAACGCTTCTTTGACTCGCTTCAAGTTATCTCTGAATTTTGCGCCTCTGCGC
This is a stretch of genomic DNA from Hafnia alvei. It encodes these proteins:
- the znuB gene encoding zinc ABC transporter permease subunit ZnuB is translated as MIELLLPGWIAGTLLALTAGPLGSFVVWRRMSYFGDTLAHASLLGVAFGLLLNVNPFFAVIVVTLLLAIGLVWLERRPTLGVDTLLGIMAHSALSLGLVVVALMSNVRVDLMAYLFGDLLSVTYDDIIMIAIGVAVVLGILWWQWRPLLSVTISPELAHVDGVNLERVRMILMLVTALTIGLAMKFVGALIITSLLIIPAATARRFSRTPEQMAGIAVIIGILAVTGGLTFSAFYDTPAGPSVVLCATAMFILSLSKKQSV
- the znuC gene encoding zinc ABC transporter ATP-binding protein ZnuC, whose translation is MSSQNTVQNKSSLVSLKDITVSFGARNVLSHISLDLKPGRILTLLGPNGAGKSTLVRVVLGLIKPTSGTIATAEKLTIGYVPQKLHLDATLPLTVSRFMRLRPGVRKEDVLPALKRVHAAHLLNQPMQKLSGGENQRVLLARALLNKPDLLVLDEPTAGVDVNGQLALYDLINQLRQELNCSVLMVSHDLHLVMAKTDEVLCLNQHICCSGTPEVVSMHPEFIAMFGNRGAEQLAIYRHHHNHRHDLQGKIVLKSNGSQPQ
- the znuA gene encoding zinc ABC transporter substrate-binding protein ZnuA; translated protein: MIHKKAWFKRTIIAAALVTSAGISCAQAAVLTSIRPLGFIASAIADGVTTTEVLLPDGASPHDYALKPSDIKRLRDADLVVWVGPEMEAFLTKPVQQLENNKNLMLTGLPAVHSLLMAGDDDDDHDHKAHAAESNVEKSEKFATHNVTNGAETGSEEHHDHDHGQYNLHIWLSPAIAKQIAIAIHDKLLLQSPQNKDKLDVNLRKFEEQLEQTEKNVGMMLRPVQGKGYFVFHDAYGYFEKTFGLTPLGHFTVNPEIQPGAQRLHQIRTQLVEQKAVCVFAEPQFRPAVISAVAQGTKVRQGTLDPLGSAIALGADSYMRFLTQLSQQYSSCLNGD
- the mepM gene encoding murein DD-endopeptidase MepM; the encoded protein is MQQIARSIALAYNNLPRPHRVMLGSLTVITLAVSIWRPFVYQPNIDSDSASAKIIPLDNKQLRTLVPEASEPLDQPAPEDEVPTDELDDKADSDSGTHDYVVSTGDTLGSILTQFGIDMSEVSALAKKNPALRNLKIGQTLSWAVNDAGELQQLTWEVNRRETRTYNLVNGNFKEAVESQQGEWKNKVVTGTLNGSFVNSARAAGLNRSEVNAVIKALQWQMDFRKLQKGDQFSVLMSREELNGRSEQSQLLGVRMRSGGKDYYAVRADDGKFYDRQGSGLAKGFMRFPTTKQFRVSSNFNPRRVNPVTGRVAPHKGVDFAMPVGTPVLAVGDGEVVIAKRSGAAGNYVVIRHGRQYTTRFMHLKKILVKPGQKVKRGDRIALSGNTGRSTGPHLHYEFWLNNQAVNPLTAQLPRSDGLSGKDRREYLAQVRQVVPQLQLD
- the lpxM gene encoding lauroyl-Kdo(2)-lipid IV(A) myristoyltransferase (LpxM is lauroyl-Kdo(2)-lipid IV(A) myristoyltransferase, an enzyme characterized in Escherichia coli and involved in biosynthesis of the form of lipid A found in that species and some closely related species.), whose protein sequence is MEKEQRSNVEFIPKFEKSFLLPKYWGAWIGVGTMVAMAYLPVRLRDPILATVGRWAGKLAGGARRRARINLLYCFPELTEAQREDIIDRMFERAGQSMFLMAELTLRDPQRVLKRTRWHGMEHIEALRESGKNAIFLVPHGWAVDIPAMLLAAQGQPMAAMFHNQKNKMVDWLWNTCRRRFGGRMHARDDGIKPFISSVRHGYWGYYLPDQDHGAEHSEFVDFFATYKATLPAIGRLMKLCRAQVIPLFPVYDGKTSMLDIYIRPPMDDIADMNEHDMARRMNEEVELLMGPHPEQYTWILKLLKTRKPGELEPYKRKDL
- the pyk gene encoding pyruvate kinase, encoding MSRRLRRTKIVTTLGPATDRDNNLEKIISAGANVVRLNFSHGTAEDHLARANKVREIAAKLGRHVAILGDLQGPKIRVSTFKEGKVFLNIGDKFLLDADLTTGEGDKEKVGIDYKRLPEDVVPGDILLLDDGRVQLKVLEVKGSKVFTEVTVGGPLSNNKGINKLGGGLSAEALTEKDIADIATAAKISVDYLAVSFPRTGEDINYARRLARDAGCDAKIVAKVERAEAVCSEEAMDDIILASDVVMVARGDLGVEIGDPELVGIQKQLIRRARKLNRSVITATQMMESMITNPMPTRAEVMDVANAVLDGTDAVMLSAETAAGQYPAETVAAMARVCLGAEKIPSINVSKHRLDVQFDNIEEAIAMSSMYAANHLKGVTAIIAMTESGRTALMMSRISSGLPIFAMSHRERTLNLTALYRGVTPVYFDSTSDGVAAAQHAANLLRDKGFLVSGDLVIVTQGDVMGTIGSTNTSRILRVE